Proteins found in one Coffea eugenioides isolate CCC68of chromosome 5, Ceug_1.0, whole genome shotgun sequence genomic segment:
- the LOC113770931 gene encoding F-box/LRR-repeat protein At3g59190-like: protein MVKNILRLPFWQIKSGFVSPSAAENSEPKRQKLSNESTTEPAIDMISDLPELVLFHILSFLPTNDAVATSILSTKWRFLWTKMTIFNFDDGLFPAGGSGPSGRRNRRLDAGKREIFVNFVDRVFLVTAATFMKKLSLKCGKRCGQNHINNWIRTAIGRGVEELDLTTYGHGLDYRLPGSSLFICKTLVALNLSGDVMINETSSGSFPNLKILYLTSVKYQSDDSVRKFISSCLVLEQLTVVRDREDNVVTFTISAPTLKHLTIDFRSCSDDSDRALKINAPALQCLNLFDDLSINFMVEDLTSLVEAKVDVFNKKMLMYNEGYRDSVVGFLMSLHNAKILCLRYHSVEVLSYYWISTRFQNLIRLVLQSRYCDWIALEDLLQQAENLETFHVNARFIHWREPEQVPKCVSSTLTRIFLGSFGCVKYERTMVKYFLNNAKVLKSMEILTYNVDELKKENTLQKILRFQRASQACQIKLS, encoded by the exons ATGGTTAAAAACATCTTGCGGCTGCCTTTTTGGCAAATCAAGTCGGGCTTCGTGAGTCCCTCTGCTGCCGAAAATTCAGAGCCGAAACGCCAAAAGCTGTCAAATGAATCAACAACAGAGCCCGCAATTGATATGATCAGCGATTTGCCAGAATTGGTACTGTTTCACATCCTATCTTTCCTTCCCACAAATGACGCTGTTGCAACCAGCATTTTATCAACAAAATGGCGGTTTCTGTGGACTAAGATGACTATTTTCAATTTTGATGACGGGTTATTTCCAGCGGGTGGTTCTGGCCCTTCTGGGCGTCGGAATCGTCGACTTGATGCtggaaaaagagaaatttttgtcaattttgttGACAGGGTTTTCCTAGTTACTGCGGCTACATTCATGAAGAAACTCAGTCTCAAGTGCGGTAAACGTTGTGGTCAAAATCATATTAACAATTGGATCAGGACTGCAATTGGCCGCGGCGTTGAAGAGCTTGATTTGACCACTTATGGCCATGGTCTAGATTATCGGCTGCCTGGCAGTAGTCTTTTCATTTGCAAGACTCTAGTGGCTCTCAACCTCTCTGGTGATGTCATGATCAATGAAACTAGCTCCGGTAGTTTTCCAAACCTCAAAATTCTTTACCTCACTTCCGTTAAGTATCAAAGTGATGATTCTGTCCGTAAGTTCATATCTAGCTGTTTGGTGCTTGAACAGTTGACTGTTGTAAGAGACAGAGAGGATAATGTGGTCACTTTTACTATATCTGCACCCACACTGAAGCATCTTACCATAGACTTTCGATCCTGTTCTGATGATTCTGACCGCGCACTCAAGATAAATGCCCCTGCTCTTCAGTGTCTCAATTTGTTTGATGATCTATCTATAAACTTCATGGTAGAAGACTTAACCTCCTTAGTTGAAGCAAAGGTCGATGTTTTCAATAAGAAAATGCTGATGTACAATGAGGGTTACAGGGATTCTGTGGTTGGATTTCTCATGTCACTGCATAATGCAAAAATTCTTTGCCTGCGGTATCATTCAGTTGAG GTTCTTAGTTATTACTGGATATCTACAAGGTTTCAGAATTTAATACGATTGGTTTTGCAAAGTCGTTACTGCGACTGGATTGCACTAGAAGATTTGCTTCAACAAGCGGAAAATTTG GAGACTTTTCATGTGAACGCTCGTTTCATCCACTGGAGGGAACCTGAACAGGTGCCTAAATGTGTGTCATCAACCCTCACAAGAATTTTTCTTGGCAGCTTTGGATGTGTGAAATATGAAAGGACAATGGTGAAATATTTCTTAAACAATGCCAAAGTCTTGAAATCAATGGAGATACTTACTTATAATGTGGATGAGTTGAAGAAAGAAAATACACTTCAGAAGATACTGAGGTTCCAGAGAGCATCTCAGGCATGTCAAATTAAATTGTCTTGA